A window of the Microvirga terrae genome harbors these coding sequences:
- a CDS encoding HAD family hydrolase, producing MAIDTPHIVSPIAVFDLDGTLADTAGDLVGTLNVILEREGLAALPVAQARDMIGAGARALIERGFEAAGKELAPSRLDELFRQFMVHYGQNICVRTKLYPGVEAALDRLEEAGFILAVCTNKVEEHSVKLLDALGIGHRFAANCGRDTFPYFKPDPRHLTLTIERAGGDPGRAVMVGDSRTDIVTAKNAGIPVVAVPFGYTDVPVRELGPDLVIDHFDGLFAAVRAVLRPMAA from the coding sequence ATGGCCATCGATACCCCGCACATCGTCTCGCCCATCGCGGTCTTCGATCTCGATGGAACCCTGGCAGACACGGCCGGCGACCTCGTCGGGACCCTGAACGTGATCCTCGAACGGGAGGGACTCGCCGCCCTGCCCGTGGCGCAGGCGCGCGACATGATCGGCGCAGGCGCCCGAGCCCTGATCGAGCGCGGCTTCGAGGCTGCCGGCAAGGAGCTGGCGCCCTCCCGGCTCGATGAGCTGTTCCGCCAGTTCATGGTCCATTACGGGCAGAACATCTGCGTCCGCACCAAACTGTATCCTGGCGTGGAAGCGGCCCTGGATCGGCTGGAGGAGGCCGGCTTCATCCTGGCAGTGTGCACCAACAAGGTCGAGGAGCATTCGGTCAAACTGCTCGACGCGCTCGGCATCGGCCACCGCTTCGCGGCCAATTGCGGCCGCGACACCTTTCCCTACTTCAAGCCCGATCCGCGCCACCTGACGCTCACCATCGAGCGGGCCGGGGGAGACCCGGGCAGGGCCGTGATGGTCGGCGATTCGCGGACCGACATCGTGACGGCCAAGAACGCGGGCATCCCGGTGGTGGCGGTCCCCTTCGGCTATACCGACGTGCCGGTTCGCGAGTTGGGACCCGACCTCGTCATCGACCATTTCGACGGCCTGTTCGCCGCCGTGCGAGCCGTTCTGAGACCCATGGCCGCGTGA
- a CDS encoding class II 3-deoxy-7-phosphoheptulonate synthase encodes MTERWTPDSWRNKPIQQVPAYPDLEALESVEQQLAGFPPLVFAGEARKLKRTLGKVAKGEAFLLQGGDCAESFAEHSADNIRDFFRLFLQMAVVLTYAGGSPVVKVGRAAGQFAKPRSAPTETIDGVELPSYRGDIISDIAFTPEARTPDPRRQLMAYRQSAATLNLIRAFATGGYANLENAHRWMLGFVKDSPQSSRYSELAERITESLNFMRAIGVDPETHPEMRSTDFYTSHEALLLGYEEAMTRVDSTTGDWYATSGHMLWIGDRTRQLDHAHVEYMRGIKNPIGLKCGPSLTADGLLKLIEALNPEDEAGRLTLICRFGADKVADHLPGLIRAVQKEGRTVVWSCDPMHGNTIKAASGYKTRPFERVMGEVRDFFAIHQAEGTHAGGIHLEMTGKNVTECTGGARALTDADLRDRYHTYCDPRLNAEQALEIAFLTSELIKRERQSRERPSALAAE; translated from the coding sequence ATGACCGAGCGGTGGACGCCCGACAGCTGGAGAAACAAGCCGATCCAGCAGGTGCCGGCCTATCCGGACCTTGAGGCGCTTGAGAGCGTCGAGCAGCAGCTCGCCGGCTTTCCCCCGCTGGTGTTTGCGGGCGAGGCCCGCAAGCTGAAGCGGACCCTGGGCAAGGTTGCCAAGGGCGAGGCCTTCCTGCTCCAGGGCGGCGACTGCGCCGAGAGCTTCGCCGAGCATTCGGCCGACAACATCCGCGACTTCTTCCGCCTGTTCCTCCAGATGGCCGTGGTGCTGACCTATGCGGGCGGCTCCCCGGTCGTGAAGGTCGGACGCGCGGCCGGCCAGTTCGCCAAGCCGCGCTCGGCCCCGACGGAGACCATCGACGGCGTCGAACTTCCGAGCTATCGGGGCGACATCATCAGCGACATCGCGTTCACGCCGGAGGCGCGCACGCCCGATCCGCGCCGCCAGCTCATGGCCTACCGCCAGTCTGCCGCGACGCTGAACCTGATCCGCGCTTTTGCCACCGGCGGCTACGCCAATCTCGAGAACGCCCACCGTTGGATGCTCGGCTTCGTGAAGGATTCCCCGCAATCCTCGCGCTACAGTGAGCTCGCCGAGCGCATCACCGAGAGCCTGAACTTCATGCGGGCCATCGGGGTCGATCCGGAAACCCATCCCGAGATGCGCTCGACGGATTTCTACACCAGCCACGAGGCCCTTCTGCTCGGCTACGAGGAGGCCATGACCCGGGTCGATTCCACGACCGGCGACTGGTACGCCACCTCCGGCCACATGCTCTGGATCGGCGACCGCACCCGCCAGCTCGACCATGCCCATGTGGAATACATGCGCGGCATCAAGAACCCGATCGGGCTCAAGTGCGGCCCGTCGCTCACGGCCGACGGTCTGCTCAAGCTCATCGAAGCCCTCAATCCAGAGGACGAGGCCGGGCGCCTCACCCTGATCTGCCGCTTCGGCGCCGACAAGGTCGCCGATCACCTGCCGGGCCTGATCCGGGCGGTGCAGAAGGAGGGCCGCACCGTGGTGTGGTCCTGCGATCCGATGCACGGCAATACGATCAAGGCGGCCTCGGGCTACAAGACCCGTCCGTTCGAACGTGTCATGGGCGAGGTGAGGGACTTCTTCGCCATCCATCAGGCGGAGGGCACCCATGCGGGCGGCATCCACCTGGAGATGACCGGCAAGAACGTCACGGAATGCACGGGCGGGGCGCGCGCGCTCACCGATGCGGACCTGCGCGACCGTTACCACACCTATTGCGACCCGCGCCTCAACGCCGAGCAGGCGCTGGAAATCGCGTTCCTGACCTCGGAGCTCATCAAGCGCGAGCGCCAGTCAAGGGAACGACCGAGCGCCCTCGCGGCGGAATGA
- a CDS encoding Bug family tripartite tricarboxylate transporter substrate binding protein — MSQFRKGLWRGALAAAAVAGFVTTAAAQMELKIMAPAAPGGGWDQTARSMQQALTQSGIAKSVQVANVPGAGGSIGIAQLVNNSKGDGNQLMVMGYVMVGALLTNKSPITLDQTTPIARLTAEYEAIVVPANSPIKSAKELADAIKADPAKVTWAGGSAGGVDHIAAALFAKAAGADPTKINYIPFSGGGEALAAILGGKVTAGISGYGEFESQVKAGKLRLIGLTTPADKATADLPSIKAQGVDLEIANWRAVVAPPGISADQKKALTEAMDKMAKSKEWQEILKAKGWEDSYVSGDAFTKILADEQTRTKEVLTAVGLVKS, encoded by the coding sequence ATGAGCCAGTTTCGTAAAGGTCTTTGGCGCGGCGCTCTCGCTGCGGCGGCCGTGGCAGGGTTCGTGACAACGGCGGCAGCTCAGATGGAGCTCAAGATCATGGCTCCGGCGGCTCCCGGCGGCGGTTGGGACCAGACGGCTCGCTCCATGCAACAGGCCCTGACCCAGTCGGGCATCGCCAAGAGCGTGCAGGTCGCCAACGTTCCGGGCGCCGGCGGCTCCATCGGCATCGCCCAGCTCGTCAACAACTCCAAGGGTGACGGCAACCAGCTCATGGTGATGGGCTACGTGATGGTGGGCGCCCTCCTCACCAACAAGTCGCCGATCACCCTCGACCAGACGACCCCCATCGCCCGCCTGACCGCGGAATACGAGGCGATCGTCGTTCCGGCGAACTCGCCGATCAAGAGCGCCAAGGAACTCGCCGACGCCATCAAGGCCGATCCGGCCAAGGTGACCTGGGCCGGCGGCTCCGCGGGCGGCGTCGACCATATCGCGGCGGCTCTCTTCGCCAAGGCGGCGGGCGCCGATCCCACCAAGATCAACTACATCCCGTTCTCCGGCGGCGGCGAGGCCCTGGCGGCCATCCTTGGCGGCAAGGTGACGGCGGGTATTTCGGGTTACGGCGAGTTCGAGAGCCAGGTGAAGGCCGGCAAGCTTCGCCTCATCGGCCTCACCACGCCGGCCGACAAGGCCACCGCCGACCTGCCGTCGATCAAGGCGCAGGGCGTCGATCTCGAGATCGCCAACTGGCGCGCGGTCGTGGCCCCTCCCGGCATCTCGGCCGACCAGAAGAAGGCCCTGACCGAGGCCATGGACAAGATGGCCAAGTCCAAGGAGTGGCAGGAAATCCTGAAGGCCAAGGGCTGGGAGGATTCCTACGTGTCCGGCGACGCCTTCACCAAGATCCTTGCCGACGAGCAGACCCGCACGAAAGAAGTGCTCACCGCCGTGGGGCTGGTGAAGTCTTAA
- the rpiA gene encoding ribose-5-phosphate isomerase RpiA yields MRLGLGTGSTAAHFVAAIGERVRGGLKVVGVPTSEATRDQAQREGIPLSTLDETPDLDLTVDGADELDDDLRLIKGGGGALLREKIVASASQRMIVIADGSKHVTKLGRFPLPIEVVPFGLTATERAIVRLLDSLGMSGELQLRHAPDGAAYVTDGGHFILDAHLGRIDKPNVLASTLNNIPGVVEHGLFLGLATGAILATGDRLVELGQL; encoded by the coding sequence ATGAGGCTGGGCCTCGGCACCGGTTCGACGGCCGCCCATTTCGTCGCGGCCATCGGCGAGCGGGTCCGGGGCGGCCTCAAGGTGGTGGGCGTTCCCACCTCCGAGGCGACCCGTGACCAAGCGCAGCGCGAAGGCATTCCCCTGTCGACACTCGACGAGACCCCGGATCTCGATCTGACGGTCGATGGAGCCGACGAGCTCGACGACGATCTGCGGCTCATCAAGGGCGGCGGCGGCGCGCTCCTGCGCGAGAAGATCGTCGCGTCCGCGAGCCAGCGGATGATCGTCATCGCCGACGGGTCGAAGCACGTCACCAAGCTCGGTCGATTTCCCCTGCCCATCGAAGTCGTGCCCTTCGGCCTTACGGCCACCGAGCGGGCCATCGTCCGGCTTTTGGACAGCCTCGGCATGAGCGGTGAGCTGCAACTGCGGCACGCGCCCGACGGGGCCGCCTATGTGACGGATGGGGGTCACTTCATTCTCGACGCGCATCTCGGGCGCATCGACAAGCCGAACGTGCTCGCCTCGACGCTGAACAACATTCCCGGCGTCGTGGAGCACGGTCTTTTCCTGGGCCTTGCCACCGGGGCGATCCTCGCAACGGGCGACAGGCTCGTCGAACTCGGTCAGCTCTGA
- a CDS encoding tripartite tricarboxylate transporter TctB family protein, translated as MSTSPQRRVDVAGLVIALLLLGLAGLVWWDMTKLQILSPYDLGPKVMPVVVSIGLTLLAIGNGIGALQGNLPPRDSLDWKPIILILGGLAALIVLIAIGGGFMIGTAILFATTSAAFGRRAFLTDLLIGAVIAVFVYLLFGKLLTLSLPAGPLERLF; from the coding sequence ATGAGCACATCACCCCAGCGGCGCGTCGACGTGGCAGGCCTCGTCATCGCGCTTCTTCTTCTCGGCCTGGCCGGTCTTGTCTGGTGGGACATGACCAAGCTCCAGATCCTGTCCCCCTACGATCTCGGCCCGAAGGTCATGCCGGTCGTCGTCTCGATCGGCCTGACGCTGCTCGCGATCGGCAACGGCATCGGAGCCCTGCAGGGCAATCTCCCGCCCCGTGACAGCCTCGACTGGAAGCCCATCATCCTGATCCTCGGCGGTCTTGCAGCCCTGATCGTCCTGATCGCGATCGGCGGTGGCTTCATGATCGGCACGGCCATCCTGTTCGCCACCACCTCGGCCGCCTTCGGCCGCCGGGCGTTCCTGACCGATCTCCTGATCGGCGCCGTGATCGCCGTCTTCGTCTATCTGCTGTTCGGCAAGCTCCTGACCCTGTCCCTCCCGGCAGGGCCGCTCGAGCGTCTGTTCTGA
- a CDS encoding tripartite tricarboxylate transporter permease: MEAFTSLASGLAVAIQPMNLLFALIGVLLGTAVGVLPGIGPALTVALLLPITFKLDPAGSIIMFAGIYYGGMYGGSTTAILINTPGESASMATALEGNLMAKAGRGGPALATSAIGSFVAGTIATLGLTLLAPYLVEIAVSFGPEDYFALMCVAFVTVSATFGDSPVRGLTSLFIGLLLGLVGIDILSGQSRLSFGIPELYDNIEVTTLAVGLFAVGEALYVASRRHIHEEKLEPVRGSLWMTKEDWKRSWKPWLRGTMFGFPIGALPAGGAEIPTFLSYATEKRLTKHPEDFGKGAIEGVAGPEAANNASAAGTLVPLLTLGLPTSATAAMMLAGFQQYGLNPGPLLFAEQPALVWGLIASLFIANAMLLVLNLPLVGLWVKLLAIPQPWLYAGILVFATMGTIAANPSPVELIMLTVFGVLGFLMRRFDFPIAPVVVGLILGPIAESQLRRALSISLGDPMVLLQSPISATLLGIAVIALVLPFFLKGLGRFKAVED; the protein is encoded by the coding sequence ATGGAAGCCTTCACGTCCCTCGCGAGCGGTCTTGCCGTCGCCATTCAGCCGATGAACCTGCTGTTCGCCCTCATCGGCGTCCTTCTCGGCACCGCCGTCGGCGTTCTGCCCGGTATCGGCCCGGCGCTCACCGTGGCGCTGCTCCTGCCGATCACCTTCAAGCTCGATCCCGCGGGCTCGATCATCATGTTCGCCGGCATTTACTACGGCGGCATGTACGGCGGCTCGACCACCGCGATCCTGATCAACACGCCGGGCGAAAGCGCCTCCATGGCAACGGCGCTTGAAGGCAACCTGATGGCCAAGGCCGGCCGCGGCGGCCCGGCGCTGGCGACCTCGGCCATCGGGTCCTTCGTGGCCGGCACGATCGCCACCCTGGGCCTGACGCTGCTCGCCCCCTATCTCGTCGAGATCGCCGTGAGCTTCGGGCCGGAGGATTACTTCGCTCTCATGTGCGTGGCCTTCGTGACCGTCTCGGCCACGTTCGGCGATTCCCCGGTCCGCGGCCTCACCAGCCTGTTCATCGGCCTGCTGCTCGGGCTGGTGGGCATCGACATCCTGTCCGGCCAGTCCCGCCTCAGCTTCGGCATTCCGGAGCTCTACGACAACATCGAGGTGACGACCCTGGCGGTCGGCCTCTTCGCTGTCGGCGAGGCCCTCTACGTGGCGTCACGCCGCCACATCCATGAGGAGAAGCTCGAGCCCGTCCGCGGCTCGCTCTGGATGACCAAGGAAGACTGGAAGCGGTCCTGGAAGCCTTGGCTGCGCGGCACCATGTTCGGCTTCCCGATCGGGGCCCTTCCGGCGGGCGGGGCGGAGATCCCGACCTTCCTGTCCTACGCGACCGAGAAGCGCCTCACCAAGCACCCGGAGGATTTCGGAAAGGGCGCCATCGAGGGCGTCGCCGGCCCGGAGGCCGCCAACAACGCGTCCGCGGCCGGCACCCTCGTGCCCCTGCTGACGCTCGGCCTTCCCACCTCGGCCACGGCCGCCATGATGCTCGCGGGCTTCCAGCAATACGGCCTCAATCCCGGCCCCCTGCTCTTCGCCGAGCAGCCTGCCCTCGTGTGGGGCCTGATCGCCAGCCTGTTCATCGCCAACGCCATGCTGCTGGTGCTGAACCTGCCGCTGGTCGGCCTTTGGGTGAAGCTCCTCGCCATCCCGCAGCCCTGGCTCTATGCCGGCATCCTGGTCTTCGCCACGATGGGCACCATCGCGGCCAACCCATCCCCGGTCGAGCTGATCATGCTGACCGTGTTCGGGGTGCTCGGCTTCCTGATGCGGCGGTTCGACTTCCCCATCGCCCCGGTGGTGGTCGGGCTGATCCTGGGACCGATCGCCGAGAGCCAGCTGCGCCGGGCCCTCTCGATCAGCCTGGGCGACCCGATGGTGCTGCTGCAGAGCCCGATCTCCGCGACCCTGCTCGGCATCGCGGTGATCGCCCTGGTCCTGCCCTTCTTCTTGAAAGGCCTGGGACGCTTCAAGGCGGTCGAGGACTGA
- a CDS encoding DUF2059 domain-containing protein: MIRTASRLAATSVALFLLASPAFAQAQPSASHLAVAREVAMSSGMTRSFDAMSEPFLVQLQQMNVTRPEIKQDLEQVVAIIRPELEQQKQKMLDNAARAFALRLSESELKDIAAFYKSPAGAKYVQVQPGVLDDIVRDLAAWTQQTSQFIMTRAREEMGKRGHQLN; this comes from the coding sequence ATGATCCGCACCGCCTCCCGCCTGGCCGCGACCTCCGTCGCGCTGTTCCTGCTCGCCAGCCCGGCTTTCGCCCAGGCCCAGCCGAGCGCGAGCCACCTCGCCGTCGCCCGCGAGGTCGCCATGAGCTCGGGCATGACCCGCTCGTTCGACGCCATGTCCGAGCCGTTTCTCGTGCAGCTGCAGCAGATGAACGTCACCCGTCCCGAGATCAAGCAGGATCTGGAGCAGGTCGTGGCCATCATCCGGCCGGAGCTCGAGCAGCAGAAGCAGAAGATGCTCGACAACGCCGCGCGGGCCTTCGCGCTGCGCCTGTCCGAGTCCGAGCTGAAGGACATCGCGGCCTTCTACAAGTCGCCGGCCGGGGCCAAATACGTGCAGGTCCAGCCGGGCGTCCTCGACGACATCGTGCGGGATCTCGCGGCCTGGACGCAGCAGACCTCCCAGTTCATCATGACCCGCGCCCGCGAGGAAATGGGCAAGCGCGGCCACCAGCTGAACTGA
- the gor gene encoding glutathione-disulfide reductase, giving the protein MSSFDVDLFVIGGGSGGVRAARIAAGYGAKVMLAEEYRVGGTCVIRGCVPKKLMVYASRFADDFHDAEGFGWSVGETRFDWATLIRNKDREIDRLEGIYRANLEKAGVEVIDSRAVIEDAHTVHVLKTGARIRARYILVAVGAHPTLEPVIPGGELGITSNEVFHLDTLPKRILVVGGGYIAVEFAGVFAGLGSEVTLLHRGDKLLRGFDEDVRDALGEAYAQRGIDLALGTTLTRLEKTADGIAATLSDGSVRMVDQVLVATGRRPNTKGLGLEKAGITVDEVGAIPVDGYSQTLAPSIYAVGDVTNRANLTPIAIREGHAFADTVFGAKPTIVDHDLIPTAVFSTPEIGVIGCGEAAARAIYGEIDVYKTAFRPMKATLSGGKDRVFMKLIVDKASDKVVGVHIMGHDAGEMIQLAGIAVTMGATKADFDRTVAVHPTASEELVTMRTPVVVKKPVAVG; this is encoded by the coding sequence ATGTCCTCTTTCGACGTTGACCTCTTCGTGATCGGAGGCGGATCCGGCGGTGTTCGTGCCGCCCGCATCGCGGCGGGCTATGGCGCGAAGGTCATGCTGGCGGAGGAATACCGGGTCGGCGGCACCTGCGTCATCCGCGGCTGCGTGCCGAAGAAGCTGATGGTCTATGCCAGCCGCTTCGCCGACGACTTCCACGATGCGGAAGGCTTCGGCTGGAGCGTCGGCGAGACGCGCTTCGACTGGGCGACCCTGATCCGCAACAAGGACCGGGAGATCGACCGGCTCGAGGGCATCTACCGGGCGAACCTGGAGAAGGCGGGCGTCGAGGTCATCGACAGCCGCGCCGTGATCGAAGACGCCCATACGGTCCACGTGCTTAAGACCGGTGCCCGCATCCGCGCCCGCTACATCCTGGTGGCGGTGGGCGCCCATCCGACCCTGGAGCCCGTGATTCCGGGCGGCGAGCTCGGCATCACGTCCAACGAGGTTTTCCATCTGGACACCCTGCCGAAGCGCATCCTCGTGGTCGGCGGCGGCTATATCGCGGTCGAGTTCGCGGGCGTCTTCGCCGGGCTCGGCAGCGAGGTCACCCTGCTGCACCGGGGCGACAAGCTCCTGCGCGGCTTCGACGAGGATGTCCGCGATGCCCTCGGTGAGGCCTACGCCCAGCGGGGAATCGACCTGGCTCTCGGCACGACCCTCACGCGGCTGGAGAAGACGGCGGACGGGATCGCCGCGACCCTGTCCGACGGCTCGGTGCGGATGGTCGACCAGGTTCTCGTGGCCACCGGGCGGCGGCCCAACACCAAGGGGCTCGGCCTCGAGAAGGCCGGCATCACCGTCGACGAGGTCGGGGCCATCCCGGTCGACGGCTATTCCCAGACCCTCGCGCCCTCGATCTATGCGGTGGGGGACGTGACCAACCGGGCGAACCTCACGCCCATCGCCATCCGCGAGGGACACGCCTTCGCCGATACGGTGTTCGGGGCAAAGCCCACCATCGTCGACCACGACCTCATCCCCACGGCGGTCTTCTCGACCCCGGAGATCGGCGTCATTGGCTGCGGCGAGGCGGCGGCCCGGGCGATCTACGGCGAGATCGACGTCTACAAGACGGCCTTCCGGCCCATGAAGGCCACCCTGTCAGGCGGCAAGGACCGGGTCTTCATGAAGCTCATCGTCGACAAGGCCAGCGACAAGGTGGTGGGCGTCCATATCATGGGGCATGATGCGGGCGAGATGATCCAGCTCGCTGGCATCGCCGTCACCATGGGGGCGACCAAGGCCGATTTCGACCGCACCGTGGCGGTTCACCCAACGGCATCCGAGGAACTGGTCACCATGCGCACGCCCGTGGTGGTCAAGAAGCCGGTGGCGGTGGGATAA